The following coding sequences are from one Vibrio syngnathi window:
- the ushA gene encoding bifunctional UDP-sugar hydrolase/5'-nucleotidase UshA, with amino-acid sequence MKQRLILKTALSAAILATLAGCASQSAHDWNQDETYKLTILHTNDNHGRFWQNKYGEYGMSARKTLVDQLRAEVEAEGGSVLLLSGGDINTGVPESDLQDAEPDFKGMNKIGYDAMALGNHEFDNSLDVLQKQIDWANFPMLSANIYDKATGERKFQAYEMFEKQGIKIAVIGLTTEDTAKIGNPEFIAGIDFRDPKEEAKKLIAELKETEQPDLIFAVTHMGHYENGQRGVNAPGDVALARYLNEGDLDMIVGGHSQEPVCMEGPNVAKQNFKPGDECKPDVQNGTYIVQAHEWGKYVGRADYEFRNGELEMVSYDLVPVNLKKKVKIDGKKQRVLIQDEIAQDPELLEFLRPFQEQGQAQLEVQIAETNGKLEGDRNVVRFQQTNLGRLIATSHMERAKADFAVMNSGGVRDSIEAGDVTYKDVLTVQPFANILTYTDMTGKEVLDYLNVVATKPVDSGAYAQFAGISMTVADGEVSNVFIGGKQLRLDETYRFTVPSFNAAGGDGYPKLSDHPGFVNTGFVDAEVLKEYLEANSPVDVNKYAPSGQMVYK; translated from the coding sequence ATGAAGCAACGCCTTATTCTAAAGACAGCACTAAGTGCTGCAATCCTAGCTACTTTAGCTGGATGTGCCTCTCAATCAGCTCATGATTGGAACCAAGACGAAACTTATAAGCTAACTATCCTGCATACGAACGACAACCATGGTCGTTTTTGGCAGAACAAATACGGCGAATACGGCATGTCTGCGCGTAAAACGCTTGTTGACCAACTTCGTGCAGAAGTTGAAGCAGAAGGCGGTAGCGTGTTGCTTCTATCTGGCGGTGACATCAACACAGGTGTACCAGAGTCAGACCTTCAGGATGCAGAACCTGATTTTAAAGGTATGAATAAAATTGGTTACGATGCAATGGCATTGGGTAACCACGAGTTCGATAACTCACTAGACGTACTGCAAAAACAGATCGACTGGGCTAACTTCCCAATGCTGTCTGCAAACATCTACGACAAAGCGACAGGCGAACGTAAATTCCAAGCTTACGAGATGTTTGAAAAGCAAGGTATCAAGATTGCTGTTATCGGTCTAACGACTGAAGATACTGCGAAAATTGGTAACCCAGAATTTATTGCTGGTATCGATTTCCGCGACCCTAAAGAAGAAGCGAAGAAACTGATCGCTGAACTTAAAGAAACAGAACAACCAGATCTAATCTTCGCTGTGACTCACATGGGTCACTACGAAAATGGTCAGCGTGGTGTTAACGCTCCGGGTGATGTAGCACTAGCGCGTTACCTAAATGAAGGCGATCTAGACATGATCGTTGGTGGTCACTCTCAAGAGCCTGTATGTATGGAAGGCCCTAACGTTGCGAAGCAAAACTTCAAGCCGGGTGATGAATGTAAACCAGACGTTCAAAACGGCACTTACATCGTTCAAGCTCACGAGTGGGGCAAGTACGTAGGCCGTGCTGATTACGAATTCCGTAACGGCGAACTAGAGATGGTGAGCTACGACTTGGTTCCCGTTAACCTTAAGAAGAAAGTTAAGATTGACGGCAAGAAGCAACGTGTTCTGATTCAAGATGAAATCGCACAAGATCCAGAGCTACTTGAATTCTTACGTCCTTTCCAAGAGCAGGGTCAAGCTCAGTTAGAAGTTCAAATCGCTGAGACAAATGGCAAGCTTGAAGGTGACCGTAACGTCGTTCGCTTCCAACAAACTAACCTGGGTCGTTTGATTGCAACTTCTCACATGGAGCGTGCAAAAGCAGACTTCGCTGTGATGAACTCTGGTGGCGTTCGCGATTCAATTGAAGCTGGCGATGTGACGTACAAAGATGTACTAACAGTACAGCCTTTTGCAAACATCCTGACTTACACTGATATGACAGGTAAAGAAGTTCTAGATTACCTAAACGTAGTGGCGACTAAACCTGTTGATTCAGGTGCTTATGCACAGTTTGCAGGTATTTCTATGACGGTTGCTGACGGTGAAGTATCGAATGTCTTCATCGGTGGCAAGCAGCTTCGTTTAGACGAAACTTACCGCTTCACGGTACCAAGCTTTAACGCTGCTGGCGGTGACGGTTACCCTAAATTATCTGATCACCCTGGCTTTGTGAACACAGGTTTTGTTGACGCTGAAGTACTAAAAGAGTACCTAGAAGCAAACAGCCCTGTTGATGTGAACAAGTACGCACCTTCTGGTCAAATGGTTTACAAGTAA
- the ybaK gene encoding Cys-tRNA(Pro) deacylase, giving the protein MTPAINLAKKKKIVHTVHQYHHDANNTNYGLEAVEALGQDPKRVFKTLLFCLNGVAKDLAVAVIPVDQKLNLKFAAKAAQGKKAEMADPDIAQKTTGYVVGGISPLGQKKALPTFVHFSATDFETICVSAGKRGLEIELDPKDLVLLTRGQFAELCL; this is encoded by the coding sequence ATGACCCCTGCAATTAACCTTGCCAAAAAAAAGAAAATTGTTCATACCGTGCATCAGTATCATCATGATGCGAATAACACTAACTATGGGTTAGAAGCTGTTGAAGCACTTGGTCAAGATCCCAAACGTGTATTCAAAACACTGTTGTTCTGCTTGAATGGTGTGGCGAAAGATTTGGCGGTTGCCGTTATTCCCGTCGACCAGAAACTAAATCTAAAGTTTGCAGCAAAAGCGGCGCAAGGTAAGAAAGCAGAGATGGCTGATCCTGATATTGCTCAGAAAACCACGGGTTATGTGGTGGGAGGAATCAGTCCTCTTGGTCAGAAAAAAGCATTGCCTACCTTTGTTCATTTCAGCGCTACCGATTTTGAAACGATATGTGTGAGTGCAGGGAAGAGAGGGTTAGAGATCGAGCTAGATCCGAAAGACTTAGTACTACTTACGCGAGGTCAGTTTGCTGAACTATGCCTGTAG
- a CDS encoding SirB1 family protein: MYEFFDEDFDQLELAEGALILNKAIDPETQDCWAEQELARLLKDAEFALVNETDEQQKFESFIRLFFYEWGFAGDKDAYFSSENAFIDKVLERKKGIPVSLGAIFLFLGRKLGFPVEGVSFPTQFLLKVSWYGQTPVYINPYNGEYVGQQTLRAWLIGHDGPLAKLKSEHLKVADHPTIIGKWLALLKSALLREERYTLALKCTDLALTFVPDDPYEIRDRGFIYQQLDCHQIAATDYQYFIDQCPDDPASELLKSQVNVMTEKTVVVH; this comes from the coding sequence ATGTACGAATTTTTTGATGAAGACTTTGATCAGCTAGAACTTGCTGAAGGTGCATTGATCCTAAATAAGGCCATTGACCCTGAAACTCAAGATTGTTGGGCAGAGCAAGAACTCGCAAGATTATTAAAAGACGCCGAGTTTGCGTTAGTTAATGAAACCGACGAGCAACAGAAGTTTGAATCCTTTATTCGACTATTCTTTTACGAGTGGGGCTTCGCTGGCGATAAAGACGCTTACTTCTCATCGGAAAACGCGTTTATCGATAAAGTACTAGAGAGAAAGAAAGGGATCCCAGTCAGTCTTGGGGCAATCTTCCTTTTTCTAGGACGCAAGCTAGGCTTTCCTGTAGAGGGTGTCTCTTTTCCAACTCAGTTTCTGCTTAAAGTCAGTTGGTATGGCCAAACTCCGGTCTATATTAATCCTTACAATGGCGAGTATGTTGGTCAGCAAACATTGCGAGCATGGCTTATTGGGCATGATGGCCCATTGGCTAAGCTAAAAAGTGAGCATTTAAAAGTCGCAGACCACCCAACCATTATTGGTAAGTGGTTGGCTTTATTGAAAAGTGCATTGCTGAGAGAGGAGCGTTATACGCTTGCACTAAAGTGTACCGATCTGGCGTTAACGTTTGTGCCGGATGATCCGTATGAAATCCGTGACCGTGGTTTCATCTATCAGCAACTTGATTGTCACCAGATTGCCGCCACTGATTATCAGTACTTTATTGATCAATGCCCAGATGATCCTGCATCTGAGTTACTTAAATCTCAAGTGAATGTCATGACGGAAAAAACCGTCGTCGTTCACTAG
- a CDS encoding SirB2 family protein, with translation MYEGLKHFHLLTIAISALLLSIRFALMMANSPKLKHPFLQRFPHINDSLLLLSGIGLIFITGFIPFTPAAPWLTEKLTCVMAYIALGFFALKLGKNKLLRVFSFFGALGWLAMAGKIAMTKTPIFFG, from the coding sequence ATGTACGAAGGTTTAAAACATTTTCACCTATTAACGATTGCTATAAGCGCACTACTTCTTTCTATTCGTTTTGCTCTTATGATGGCTAACTCACCTAAGCTTAAGCATCCTTTCTTGCAGCGTTTCCCTCATATCAATGATTCGTTGCTGTTGCTTTCGGGTATTGGTTTGATTTTTATCACTGGTTTTATTCCATTTACACCAGCAGCACCATGGTTAACTGAAAAACTAACCTGTGTAATGGCTTACATCGCATTAGGCTTCTTTGCGCTTAAGTTAGGTAAGAACAAGCTATTGAGAGTTTTCTCATTCTTTGGTGCGCTTGGCTGGTTAGCAATGGCTGGTAAAATTGCAATGACGAAAACACCCATATTTTTCGGTTAA
- the prmC gene encoding peptide chain release factor N(5)-glutamine methyltransferase, with amino-acid sequence MQPAYTVESALKSAIVQLQEGDNASPSIDAAVLLCHALDKPRSYLLTWPEKHLTSEQESEFNALLKRRLTGEPVAYIVGEREFWSLPLKVSPSTLIPRPDTERLVEVALDKTYGKQGAILDLGTGTGAIALALASEMPNRPVTGIDLRPEAQQLATENAQRLNITNATFLHGSWFEPLNSVNSEEEAVKFSLIVSNPPYIEKNDPHLSQGDVRFEPITALVAEEKGLADIRYISENARRFLENEGWLAFEHGYDQGLAVREIMQQLGYLDVVTEKDYGGNDRVTLGRYCS; translated from the coding sequence ATGCAGCCAGCATATACGGTTGAAAGTGCTTTAAAGTCAGCAATCGTACAGCTTCAAGAGGGCGATAACGCATCGCCCTCGATTGACGCTGCGGTACTGCTTTGTCACGCCTTAGACAAACCTAGATCTTACCTACTGACTTGGCCAGAGAAGCATCTCACTTCAGAGCAAGAGTCCGAATTCAATGCTCTTCTAAAACGTCGCTTAACCGGTGAGCCTGTGGCTTACATTGTTGGTGAGCGTGAGTTTTGGTCACTGCCGTTAAAAGTCTCTCCTTCTACATTAATCCCGCGTCCGGATACGGAACGTTTGGTTGAAGTGGCGTTAGATAAAACGTATGGCAAGCAAGGTGCGATTCTCGATTTAGGCACGGGCACAGGGGCTATTGCATTAGCATTGGCGTCTGAAATGCCGAATCGACCAGTGACGGGTATTGATCTTCGTCCGGAAGCGCAGCAACTCGCGACAGAAAACGCTCAGCGATTAAATATCACTAATGCCACTTTTTTACATGGCAGTTGGTTTGAACCTTTGAACTCGGTGAATTCTGAAGAAGAAGCTGTAAAGTTTTCGTTGATTGTCTCTAACCCACCTTACATTGAGAAGAATGACCCTCATTTATCTCAAGGTGATGTGCGTTTTGAACCGATCACTGCGTTAGTCGCTGAAGAGAAAGGTTTAGCTGATATTCGATACATTTCTGAAAACGCACGACGCTTTTTGGAAAACGAAGGTTGGTTGGCATTTGAACATGGCTATGACCAAGGCTTGGCGGTACGTGAGATAATGCAACAGCTGGGCTACTTGGATGTGGTTACAGAAAAAGATTACGGTGGTAATGACCGAGTGACACTAGGTCGTTACTGTTCATAG
- a CDS encoding TraB/GumN family protein: MRTFWYVTLFVLAFSAKQAAAEPLYWQAKKDDLTLTILGSVHVGGESMYPLPSAIIDTLKNGDGLVIETDIRKTEGVVYPASKVTTADVLNEEQKQLLSSISKSLDMPTQQLLSSPPWATSLAIQMQQLKNLGYGSAGGVDATLAYKATIQDVPVISLEPLQFQIDLMTKQKDDGKEWLISSLEEFDQTDRVVHCLIESWKAGDLAKLEDFAELSEMSPELEKAFLTDRNIDWANKLSANDWKLDSKGSYLIVVGALHLIGEGNLLQLLEEKGFNVTQQSQSQQAQCQFEVNAKS; this comes from the coding sequence TTGCGCACATTTTGGTACGTAACTTTATTCGTTCTCGCATTTTCAGCCAAACAAGCTGCGGCCGAACCTCTTTATTGGCAAGCCAAAAAGGATGATCTGACGCTTACTATCTTAGGTTCTGTGCACGTTGGGGGTGAGAGTATGTACCCACTTCCTTCGGCAATCATCGACACGCTAAAAAACGGTGACGGATTAGTTATTGAGACAGATATAAGGAAGACAGAGGGTGTTGTTTATCCTGCTAGCAAAGTGACTACAGCTGATGTATTAAACGAAGAACAAAAACAATTATTAAGTAGCATCTCAAAATCATTGGATATGCCTACTCAGCAGCTACTTAGCTCACCGCCTTGGGCGACTTCTCTCGCTATACAGATGCAGCAGCTAAAAAACCTTGGTTATGGCTCCGCCGGCGGCGTTGATGCGACGCTAGCTTACAAAGCTACTATCCAAGATGTTCCGGTTATCAGTTTAGAACCACTACAATTCCAAATAGACCTGATGACCAAACAAAAGGACGACGGTAAGGAGTGGTTAATCAGTAGCCTTGAGGAATTTGACCAAACTGATCGTGTGGTTCATTGCTTAATCGAAAGCTGGAAAGCGGGTGATTTAGCGAAACTGGAAGACTTCGCAGAGCTGTCTGAGATGTCGCCTGAACTAGAGAAAGCATTTTTAACCGATCGCAATATCGACTGGGCAAACAAGCTATCTGCCAATGATTGGAAACTTGACTCGAAAGGGAGCTACTTGATTGTAGTTGGCGCCTTGCACCTAATAGGAGAAGGTAACTTATTGCAGTTGTTAGAAGAGAAAGGTTTCAATGTCACTCAACAATCACAAAGCCAACAAGCTCAGTGTCAATTTGAAGTTAATGCGAAAAGCTAG
- the kdsA gene encoding 3-deoxy-8-phosphooctulonate synthase — protein MMEQKIVHIGDMPIANDKPFTLFAGMNVLESRDLAMQICEHYVKVTEKLGIPYVFKASFDKANRSSVHSYRGPGMEEGLKIFQELKDTFGVKIITDIHTEAQAQPVADVVDVIQLPAFLARQTDLVEAMAKTGAVINVKKPQFMSPDQVGNIVDKFAECGNKNIILCERGSCMGYDNLVVDMLGFGVMKKSSNGSPIIFDVTHALQMRDPSGAASGGRREQTVELAKAGIATGIAGLFLEAHPNPDQARCDGPSALPLDKLEPFLKQMKALDDLIKGFEHIDIK, from the coding sequence ATGATGGAACAGAAAATAGTTCATATTGGCGACATGCCAATTGCTAACGATAAGCCATTTACGCTATTTGCGGGCATGAACGTTCTTGAATCTCGCGATCTAGCTATGCAGATCTGTGAGCACTACGTGAAAGTAACAGAGAAGCTGGGCATCCCTTATGTATTTAAGGCGTCTTTTGATAAAGCGAACCGCAGCTCTGTTCACTCATACCGTGGTCCTGGCATGGAAGAAGGTCTTAAAATCTTCCAAGAGCTGAAAGATACCTTTGGCGTGAAGATCATCACTGATATTCACACTGAAGCACAAGCTCAGCCTGTTGCTGATGTGGTTGATGTAATCCAGCTTCCAGCGTTCCTCGCTCGTCAAACTGACCTTGTTGAAGCAATGGCTAAGACTGGCGCGGTTATCAATGTGAAGAAGCCTCAGTTCATGAGCCCGGATCAAGTAGGTAACATCGTTGATAAGTTCGCTGAGTGCGGCAACAAGAACATCATTCTTTGTGAACGTGGTTCTTGCATGGGTTACGACAACTTAGTTGTTGATATGCTTGGTTTTGGTGTAATGAAAAAATCATCAAACGGCAGCCCAATCATCTTTGATGTGACTCACGCGCTTCAAATGCGTGACCCTTCAGGTGCTGCATCTGGTGGTCGTCGTGAGCAAACTGTTGAGCTTGCTAAAGCGGGCATTGCGACGGGTATTGCTGGTCTGTTTCTTGAGGCTCACCCTAACCCGGATCAAGCACGCTGTGATGGCCCATCGGCGCTACCTCTAGATAAACTAGAACCGTTCTTGAAGCAGATGAAAGCACTTGATGACCTTATCAAAGGCTTTGAGCATATTGATATTAAATAA
- the rluF gene encoding 23S rRNA pseudouridine(2604) synthase RluF, which yields MSQESQAKRLNKYISETGFCSRREADKLIDAGRVTINGKIPEMGTKVLPGDDVEIDNKPVRSREKPIYIALNKPTGITCTTERDIPGNIVDFIGHHKRIFPIGRLDKPSDGLIFLTNDGDIVNKILRAGNNHEKEYVVRVDKPITTEFLKQMGAGVHILDTVTLPCKVEKETKFSFRITLTQGLNRQIRRMCEALGYEVFKLRRVRIMNISLDGIPNGKWRYLSDEEITEILAMCEGSVSTEDASKMNAKGQRIRKATDAKLFDSREENQTSTARRNQNENRTRTYRGNNADEFRHAPNSKRGRNSSNGESSGGGNTENWKSNSRSERSNSDKSRSDRNRTDRDNNERRSGKPTNRSQDSNRPNKPAAKRVGGTLGLKK from the coding sequence ATGTCACAAGAATCCCAAGCTAAACGCCTTAATAAATACATCAGTGAAACTGGTTTTTGCTCACGCCGCGAAGCCGACAAACTCATTGATGCTGGCCGAGTTACTATTAACGGTAAGATCCCTGAAATGGGGACTAAAGTCTTACCTGGTGATGATGTTGAGATCGACAATAAACCTGTTCGTTCAAGAGAAAAGCCGATCTACATTGCTCTTAATAAACCAACAGGTATCACCTGTACTACTGAGCGTGATATTCCAGGCAACATCGTCGACTTTATCGGCCACCACAAACGTATTTTCCCTATTGGTCGTCTAGATAAGCCTTCTGATGGTCTTATCTTCTTGACTAACGATGGCGATATCGTAAACAAAATTCTACGTGCGGGTAACAACCACGAAAAAGAATATGTGGTGCGTGTAGACAAGCCAATTACGACTGAGTTTTTGAAGCAAATGGGCGCTGGCGTTCATATTCTCGATACGGTTACCTTGCCATGTAAGGTAGAGAAAGAGACCAAGTTCTCGTTCAGAATCACACTAACGCAAGGCCTTAACCGCCAAATTCGCCGTATGTGTGAAGCATTGGGTTACGAGGTATTTAAACTGCGCCGCGTTCGCATTATGAACATCTCACTAGACGGTATTCCTAACGGAAAATGGCGCTACCTGAGCGACGAAGAGATCACTGAAATTTTAGCGATGTGTGAAGGCTCTGTAAGTACTGAAGATGCGTCAAAAATGAACGCGAAAGGCCAGCGTATTCGTAAAGCGACAGACGCAAAACTTTTCGATAGCCGTGAAGAAAACCAAACTTCCACAGCGCGCCGCAATCAAAACGAAAATCGTACTCGCACTTACCGCGGTAACAATGCGGACGAATTCCGTCATGCACCTAACTCGAAACGAGGCCGTAATTCATCGAATGGTGAAAGCAGTGGCGGTGGCAATACCGAGAACTGGAAATCAAACTCTCGTTCAGAGCGCTCTAATTCAGATAAAAGCCGTTCGGATCGCAATCGCACAGATCGCGACAATAACGAACGTCGAAGTGGTAAGCCGACAAACCGCAGTCAAGATTCAAACAGACCGAACAAACCAGCAGCTAAACGTGTTGGTGGTACTTTAGGTTTGAAAAAGTAG
- a CDS encoding DUF3149 domain-containing protein has translation MDFWLELLFGNAVGLSSMIVIFGALGLMMFYGGFFIYKVMTEKSPH, from the coding sequence ATGGACTTTTGGCTAGAACTCCTATTTGGTAATGCGGTGGGGCTATCTTCAATGATAGTAATATTCGGGGCTCTGGGTCTCATGATGTTCTATGGAGGCTTCTTCATCTACAAAGTTATGACTGAAAAATCTCCTCACTAG
- a CDS encoding beta-N-acetylhexosaminidase, which produces MLKRNLLSVAVLAGLTGCAVTQAPEQQVVNALADNLDVQYEILTNHGANEGMACQDLGAEWASCNKVNMTLTNDGEAIDSKDWTIYFHSIRLILDVDNEQFKITRVTGDLHKLEPTDKFDGFAAGEEVILPLTSEYWQLFETDFMPGAFVTAPNAEPKMIASLNTEDVASFVTGLEGNNLKRTPDDNNVMATAVTRFEKNADLATQDVSTTLLPTPMSVEAGEGSVSIAGGIALPKEAFDAEQFAAIEERADVVNVDMSGDLPVSVAVVPTQFTGDLAKSGAYELSISEEGIAIKAFDKTGAFYAVQSIFGLTDSQNAESLPQLSIKDAPRFDYRGVMVDVARNFHSKDAILATLDQMAAYKMNKLHLHLTDDEGWRLEIPGLPELTDVGSNRCFDLEEQSCLLPQLGSGTTTDNFGSGFFSKADYVEILSYAKARSIEVIPEIDMPAHARSAVVSMEARYTRLMAEGKEAEASEYRLMDPQDTSNVTTIQFYDKHSFINPCMESSTRFVDKVITEIAAMHNEAGMPLTTWHFGGDEAKNIKLGAGFQDVDAQDKVAWKGNIELDKQDKPFQQSPQCQSLIADGSVSDFGHLPGYFAKEVSKIVADKGIPHFQAWQDGLKYVEEGESGFATETTRVNFWDVLYWGGTSSVYDWSAKGYDVIVSNPDYVYMDMPYEVDAAERGYYWATRATDTRKMFGFAPENMPQNAETSLDRDGNGFTGKGEIEAKPFYGLSAQLWSETVRTDEQYEYMVFPRVLAAAERAWHRADWENDYKVGVEYSQDTDLVNKQSLNNDFNRFANIVGQRELAKLEKAGIDYRLPVPGAKVVDGKLAMNVQFPGVELQYSADGENWLTYDEQQRPSVSGETYIRSISESGEKVSRVTSVK; this is translated from the coding sequence ATGTTGAAGAGAAACTTACTATCTGTAGCGGTACTGGCTGGTTTGACGGGTTGTGCTGTAACGCAAGCACCTGAGCAACAGGTGGTTAATGCACTGGCTGATAACCTTGATGTGCAATATGAAATTCTAACCAATCACGGTGCGAATGAAGGCATGGCTTGTCAGGACTTAGGTGCTGAGTGGGCGTCATGTAATAAAGTGAACATGACTCTGACCAATGACGGTGAAGCGATTGATTCGAAAGATTGGACTATCTACTTCCATAGTATTCGCCTTATTTTAGATGTTGATAACGAACAATTTAAAATCACTCGTGTAACGGGTGACCTACACAAACTAGAACCAACAGATAAGTTCGATGGTTTTGCCGCCGGTGAAGAAGTGATTCTTCCGTTAACGAGTGAGTACTGGCAACTGTTTGAAACTGACTTTATGCCGGGTGCATTCGTAACTGCGCCAAATGCAGAACCTAAGATGATTGCTTCATTGAATACTGAAGATGTCGCGTCGTTCGTAACCGGTTTGGAAGGAAACAACCTTAAGCGTACACCTGATGACAACAATGTCATGGCGACTGCTGTTACGCGTTTCGAAAAGAATGCGGATCTAGCAACGCAAGACGTTTCAACAACGCTTTTGCCAACCCCAATGTCGGTAGAAGCGGGTGAAGGTTCAGTGAGCATTGCTGGTGGTATTGCATTACCGAAAGAGGCATTCGATGCTGAGCAGTTCGCTGCAATTGAAGAACGTGCAGATGTGGTAAACGTAGATATGAGTGGCGACCTACCTGTTAGTGTTGCCGTTGTTCCTACTCAGTTTACGGGTGATTTAGCAAAATCTGGCGCTTATGAACTAAGCATCTCGGAAGAGGGGATTGCGATTAAAGCATTTGATAAAACAGGTGCTTTCTACGCAGTTCAGTCTATTTTTGGCCTAACAGACAGTCAGAACGCTGAATCACTACCACAACTGTCGATCAAAGATGCACCACGCTTTGATTACCGTGGTGTGATGGTGGATGTTGCTCGAAACTTCCACTCAAAAGATGCCATCCTAGCGACGCTAGATCAAATGGCTGCATACAAGATGAATAAACTTCACCTTCACTTAACTGATGATGAAGGTTGGCGTTTAGAAATCCCAGGTTTACCAGAGCTAACGGATGTAGGGTCTAATCGTTGTTTTGATTTGGAAGAGCAAAGCTGCTTACTGCCTCAGCTAGGTTCCGGTACAACAACAGACAACTTTGGCTCTGGTTTTTTTAGTAAAGCGGATTACGTCGAGATCTTAAGCTACGCAAAAGCGCGCAGCATCGAAGTAATTCCAGAAATTGATATGCCAGCACACGCTCGCTCTGCTGTGGTATCAATGGAAGCGCGTTACACTCGCCTAATGGCGGAAGGCAAAGAAGCTGAAGCAAGTGAATATCGCTTGATGGATCCACAAGATACTTCAAACGTGACGACGATTCAGTTCTACGATAAGCACAGCTTCATCAACCCATGTATGGAATCATCGACTCGCTTTGTTGATAAAGTGATTACTGAAATTGCAGCAATGCACAATGAAGCGGGTATGCCGCTAACGACTTGGCACTTTGGTGGTGATGAAGCGAAAAACATCAAGCTAGGCGCAGGCTTTCAAGATGTTGATGCTCAAGACAAAGTGGCATGGAAAGGTAACATTGAGCTAGACAAGCAAGACAAACCATTCCAACAGTCTCCACAATGTCAGTCTTTGATTGCTGATGGTTCGGTGAGTGATTTTGGTCACCTGCCTGGCTACTTTGCAAAAGAAGTATCAAAAATTGTTGCAGACAAAGGCATTCCTCACTTCCAAGCTTGGCAAGATGGCTTGAAGTATGTGGAAGAGGGTGAATCTGGCTTCGCTACTGAAACGACTCGCGTTAACTTCTGGGACGTTCTTTACTGGGGCGGCACTTCATCAGTGTACGATTGGTCAGCGAAAGGTTATGACGTGATTGTCTCTAACCCAGATTACGTATACATGGATATGCCATACGAAGTAGACGCAGCAGAGCGCGGTTACTACTGGGCAACGCGTGCAACGGATACTCGTAAGATGTTCGGTTTCGCACCAGAAAACATGCCACAAAATGCGGAAACCTCATTAGACCGTGACGGCAATGGCTTCACTGGTAAAGGCGAGATTGAAGCAAAACCTTTCTACGGTTTGTCTGCACAGCTTTGGTCTGAAACAGTACGTACCGACGAGCAGTATGAATACATGGTGTTCCCTCGCGTACTTGCAGCAGCAGAGCGCGCATGGCACAGAGCGGATTGGGAAAACGACTACAAAGTGGGCGTTGAGTACTCTCAAGATACCGACCTAGTAAATAAGCAGTCTTTAAACAACGACTTTAATCGCTTCGCGAATATTGTTGGTCAACGTGAACTGGCTAAGCTTGAGAAAGCGGGTATTGATTACCGACTACCAGTTCCGGGGGCAAAAGTTGTTGATGGCAAGCTAGCGATGAACGTTCAATTCCCTGGCGTAGAGCTTCAATACTCAGCGGATGGTGAAAACTGGCTAACGTATGATGAGCAGCAACGTCCATCGGTTTCTGGCGAAACTTACATCCGCTCTATCTCTGAAAGTGGCGAGAAAGTAAGTCGAGTGACTTCGGTGAAATAA
- the smrA gene encoding DNA endonuclease SmrA, with product MSHDDDLDLFQEMMGDVKRIDHDTAEHQKVHRVTESHLAKREAAMWLSDDEKDYLSLDYSPMIKPDDVIAYKKDGVQEGVYKKLRLGKYPIQAKLDLHRKTLKDARNEVLSFLRQCLRMDVRTVIIVHGKGERSNPPAMMKSYVANWLTQINDVQCVHSAQQFHGGTGAVYVMLRKSNDKKLENRERHQKRSS from the coding sequence ATGTCTCATGATGACGACTTAGATCTATTCCAAGAAATGATGGGCGATGTTAAACGTATCGACCATGACACCGCCGAACACCAGAAAGTACACCGAGTCACAGAATCTCACCTTGCTAAGCGTGAAGCCGCCATGTGGCTGTCTGATGACGAGAAAGACTACTTATCATTAGACTACTCTCCAATGATCAAGCCAGACGATGTCATTGCTTACAAGAAAGATGGTGTACAAGAAGGCGTATACAAAAAGCTGCGCTTAGGCAAATACCCTATTCAAGCCAAACTCGACCTTCATAGGAAAACACTGAAAGACGCTCGTAACGAAGTACTCTCATTTTTACGCCAGTGTTTAAGAATGGATGTTCGCACCGTTATCATTGTCCACGGTAAAGGTGAGCGTTCGAATCCACCAGCAATGATGAAAAGCTACGTGGCAAATTGGCTAACACAAATTAACGATGTTCAATGTGTACATTCTGCTCAGCAATTTCATGGTGGTACTGGCGCGGTCTATGTCATGCTCAGAAAGAGTAATGACAAAAAGCTAGAGAACAGAGAGCGCCATCAAAAGCGCAGCAGTTGA